From a single Planctellipticum variicoloris genomic region:
- a CDS encoding amidohydrolase family protein has translation MIWDLHCHLSGVDGRTVDERIAQLMEIADRMGVDRLVFSMGWPWSQDPGPDDFRKQNDQVIQALSHWQHRAVGLAYLNPKHAEESLAELDRVVRDGPLVGVKLWVAERCSAESLDAIIRKAAGLKALIFQHTWYKTGGNYPGESTPDDLALLAKRHPDVPLICGHSGGNWERGIRAIRDCPNVYVETAGFDPTAGMVELAVRELGDERVLYGSDIGGRSFASQLAKVTGAEITEPARRRILGENLRNLLKPILTAKGMRL, from the coding sequence ATGATCTGGGATCTGCACTGTCACCTGTCGGGAGTCGATGGCCGGACTGTCGACGAGCGGATTGCCCAGCTCATGGAGATCGCCGATCGAATGGGGGTCGATCGCCTCGTCTTCTCGATGGGCTGGCCGTGGTCGCAGGATCCCGGACCCGACGACTTCCGCAAGCAGAACGATCAGGTGATTCAGGCCCTCAGCCATTGGCAGCATCGGGCGGTGGGCCTGGCGTATCTCAATCCGAAACATGCGGAGGAATCGCTGGCGGAGCTGGACCGCGTCGTGCGCGACGGACCGCTCGTCGGCGTGAAGCTGTGGGTGGCTGAGCGGTGCAGCGCGGAGTCGCTGGATGCGATCATCCGCAAGGCGGCGGGCCTCAAGGCCCTGATCTTTCAGCACACGTGGTACAAGACCGGGGGCAATTATCCGGGGGAGTCGACGCCGGATGATCTGGCGTTGCTGGCGAAGCGGCACCCGGACGTCCCGTTGATCTGCGGTCACTCCGGCGGCAACTGGGAGCGGGGGATCCGGGCGATCCGGGATTGCCCGAATGTCTACGTTGAGACGGCCGGATTCGATCCGACGGCGGGGATGGTGGAGCTGGCGGTCCGCGAGCTGGGAGATGAGCGGGTGCTGTATGGCAGCGACATCGGCGGGCGGAGCTTTGCCTCGCAACTGGCGAAGGTGACCGGCGCGGAGATTACCGAGCCGGCGCGACGGCGGATTCTGGGGGAGAACCTGCGGAACCTGCTCAAGCCGATCCTCACGGCGAAAGGGATGCGGCTGTGA
- a CDS encoding PQQ-binding-like beta-propeller repeat protein encodes MSDAAIPPEAVSLKTQPTSSFPIVRLWPGVVIIIALWAVRIWGGIGEGSPGKFFFAYVIAPLIATVGLLLWWLLLSRVRWSDRGLIVGAYIALAAIAVAVCGQDFPMMALILYALPVVGSVWVGWLILSLGMAWPLRRTWLLTSLALAFGAFMLLRVDGMDGAFAATFNWRWTPTPEQKLLAELSKAPAPAPVEPLAAEAIELQPGDWPGFRGANRDGRLAGVTIATDWTKSPPKELWRRRVGPAWSSLAVIGPRLYTQEQRGDDELVICYDTDTGDEIWSHAEKTRFTEVVAGPGPRGTPTFHAGNIYAQGANGALLCLDAATGAVKWSQDIAKDSAAKIPQWGFSGSPLVAHGLVTTFAGGPEGKAVLAYDAETGKLVWTAGDGTLSYGSTQESTLGGVDQILMTTDAGLTSLEPESGTLLWVHKWPTEGVARIVQPAVLNDTDILIGTGMGVGTRMIHVTQAGDEWPIEEVWTSKQFKPYFNDFVVVGDQIYGFDGPIFLCFDLAEQKIRWRARGYGNGQVLLLADQNLLLVLTETGEVALVEAQPKKHVELGRIPALTGKTWNHPVIAYGRLFVRNGEEMACFELPTTTESVTEETP; translated from the coding sequence ATGAGTGACGCAGCAATTCCCCCGGAAGCTGTTTCCCTGAAAACTCAGCCAACTTCATCCTTCCCGATTGTCCGCCTCTGGCCGGGTGTCGTGATCATCATCGCCTTGTGGGCGGTCCGAATCTGGGGCGGCATCGGCGAGGGGTCGCCCGGAAAATTCTTCTTTGCCTATGTCATCGCTCCGCTCATCGCGACCGTCGGCCTGCTGCTCTGGTGGCTCCTCCTCAGTCGCGTCCGCTGGAGCGACCGCGGTCTGATCGTGGGAGCCTACATCGCGCTGGCGGCGATCGCCGTTGCGGTCTGCGGCCAGGATTTCCCGATGATGGCGCTGATTCTCTATGCGCTCCCCGTCGTCGGATCGGTCTGGGTCGGCTGGCTGATCCTCAGCCTCGGCATGGCCTGGCCCTTGCGGCGCACCTGGCTCCTCACCTCGCTCGCGCTCGCCTTCGGAGCCTTTATGCTGCTGCGCGTCGATGGCATGGACGGCGCCTTCGCCGCCACCTTCAACTGGCGCTGGACGCCGACCCCCGAGCAGAAACTCCTCGCCGAACTGAGCAAAGCCCCGGCCCCCGCCCCGGTCGAACCGCTCGCCGCCGAGGCGATCGAACTGCAACCCGGCGACTGGCCCGGATTCCGTGGGGCGAATCGCGACGGCCGGCTGGCCGGCGTAACCATCGCCACCGACTGGACCAAGTCGCCGCCGAAAGAACTTTGGCGCCGCCGCGTCGGCCCCGCCTGGTCGTCGCTGGCCGTGATCGGTCCGCGACTCTACACCCAGGAGCAGCGCGGCGACGACGAACTGGTGATCTGTTACGACACCGATACGGGCGACGAAATCTGGTCGCATGCCGAAAAGACCCGCTTTACGGAAGTCGTCGCCGGTCCCGGACCGCGCGGCACGCCGACCTTCCACGCCGGGAACATCTATGCCCAGGGGGCCAACGGCGCCCTGCTCTGCCTCGACGCCGCCACCGGCGCCGTCAAGTGGTCCCAGGACATCGCAAAGGACTCGGCGGCGAAAATTCCCCAGTGGGGCTTCTCCGGTTCTCCCTTGGTGGCCCACGGACTGGTCACCACCTTCGCCGGCGGCCCGGAAGGGAAGGCCGTGCTGGCCTACGACGCCGAGACCGGCAAGCTGGTCTGGACGGCGGGTGACGGAACGCTCAGTTACGGTTCGACGCAGGAGTCAACGCTCGGAGGGGTCGATCAGATCCTCATGACGACTGACGCCGGCCTGACGTCGCTGGAGCCGGAATCCGGGACACTCCTCTGGGTCCACAAATGGCCGACGGAAGGCGTTGCGCGCATCGTCCAGCCCGCCGTCCTGAACGACACGGACATCCTGATCGGCACCGGGATGGGCGTCGGCACCCGGATGATTCACGTCACTCAAGCGGGTGATGAATGGCCGATCGAAGAAGTCTGGACCAGCAAGCAGTTCAAGCCCTACTTCAACGACTTTGTCGTGGTCGGCGACCAGATCTACGGCTTTGACGGCCCGATTTTTCTCTGTTTCGACCTCGCCGAGCAGAAAATCCGCTGGCGGGCCCGCGGGTATGGCAACGGCCAGGTTCTGCTGCTCGCCGACCAGAATCTGCTGCTCGTGCTGACCGAGACCGGCGAAGTGGCCCTCGTCGAAGCCCAGCCCAAGAAGCATGTCGAACTGGGCCGGATCCCCGCCCTCACCGGCAAGACCTGGAACCACCCGGTCATCGCCTACGGACGACTGTTCGTCCGCAACGGCGAAGAAATGGCCTGCTTCGAGCTGCCGACAACCACCGAATCCGTCACGGAGGAAACACCGTGA
- a CDS encoding universal stress protein: MERLQNVLVGVDLHQGDLLVSDDFSPTTVAAIDQACELASYNKADLTLCAVLEISEQALHLIEIDHLNVKKTVEDNAAEALQRLVAIVKERGLNARTVIRIGRSWEELTREAIEGAHDCVVVGTRERGKASRMLFGSTAQKLIRFCPCPVWIVKPAEVREIREVLVASDLSEAAQSAVQTAVRVAGALNAKLFLVHSLEFPFETYLRTAGVSEEEVVKYRATLHKEANEKLQAQIAATDARTLTQGVQIHVLEGTPDDAIPDFVDKHEVDVVVIGTQGRSGISGVLLGNTAERLLPHLHASLVAVKPAGYVSPYERKE, from the coding sequence ATGGAACGCTTGCAGAATGTTCTCGTCGGAGTGGACCTGCATCAGGGGGACCTCCTGGTTTCGGATGACTTCAGTCCTACGACGGTCGCCGCGATCGACCAGGCGTGCGAGCTGGCGAGCTACAACAAGGCCGATCTGACTCTCTGCGCCGTCCTCGAGATTTCCGAGCAGGCGTTGCACCTGATCGAGATCGACCACCTCAATGTCAAGAAGACCGTCGAAGACAATGCCGCCGAGGCGCTGCAACGGCTCGTGGCCATTGTCAAAGAGCGGGGGCTCAACGCCCGGACGGTGATCCGGATCGGTCGGAGCTGGGAAGAGCTGACCCGTGAGGCGATCGAAGGGGCGCACGACTGCGTCGTGGTCGGAACCCGCGAACGGGGCAAGGCCTCGCGAATGCTGTTCGGCAGCACGGCTCAGAAACTGATCCGATTCTGTCCCTGTCCGGTCTGGATCGTCAAACCCGCCGAGGTCCGCGAGATTCGCGAAGTGCTCGTGGCGAGCGATCTGAGCGAGGCGGCACAGTCGGCGGTGCAGACGGCGGTTCGCGTGGCAGGGGCCTTGAACGCCAAGCTGTTCCTCGTTCACTCCCTGGAGTTCCCGTTCGAAACGTATCTGCGGACGGCGGGCGTTTCGGAAGAAGAAGTCGTCAAGTACCGGGCGACGCTGCACAAGGAGGCCAACGAGAAGCTGCAGGCGCAGATTGCGGCGACCGATGCCCGGACGCTGACGCAGGGCGTGCAGATTCACGTGCTCGAAGGGACGCCCGACGACGCCATTCCCGATTTCGTCGACAAGCACGAAGTGGACGTGGTGGTGATCGGGACCCAGGGTCGCAGCGGAATCTCGGGCGTGCTGCTGGGGAATACGGCCGAACGGCTGCTGCCGCACCTGCACGCTTCGCTGGTCGCGGTGAAGCCGGCGGGCTATGTCAGCCCGTACGAGCGCAAGGAATAG
- a CDS encoding tyrosine-type recombinase/integrase translates to MPASSPSARIPKYRRHRPSGQAVVRFNGSDYYLGKYGSQESRDEYDRLLGEWMVNGRQAPPRVVHRPVGQMTVSELILAYLHFADGYYRKNGKPTGEYDSIRYSLKPLRRLYGPTAISAFGPLALKTVREEMIKSDLCRSEINKRMGRIVRMFKWGVENEHVDAMTHHALSQVRGLSRGRSTARESKPVKPVLDAHVDALKPHLPRQIWAMIELQRTTGMRPGEVCNMRSGDIDQSGEVWVYRPETHKTEHHGHERKIYLGPKAQEILQGWLKDDPTAFLFSPKDELEERSRERRDGRKTKIQPSQARRKRKSTPKKMPGDCYEVRSYNRAISRACEKAEIPHWHANQLRHSAATNIRRDFGLDVASLILGHRGVAVTQVYAERDEARAINVVSRVG, encoded by the coding sequence ATGCCCGCTTCTTCTCCCTCGGCCCGCATTCCCAAGTACCGTCGGCACCGTCCGTCTGGACAGGCTGTTGTCCGCTTCAACGGCAGCGATTACTACCTCGGAAAGTATGGCTCTCAAGAGAGCCGCGATGAGTACGATCGTCTCCTCGGCGAGTGGATGGTTAACGGGCGACAGGCACCGCCGCGCGTCGTTCATCGCCCGGTCGGCCAGATGACCGTCAGCGAACTGATCCTGGCCTATCTCCACTTCGCTGATGGCTATTACCGGAAGAACGGAAAGCCGACCGGCGAGTACGACTCGATCAGGTATTCGCTCAAGCCACTGCGTCGTCTGTATGGTCCGACGGCGATCTCCGCGTTCGGACCACTCGCCCTGAAGACCGTCCGCGAGGAAATGATCAAATCGGATCTCTGCCGCAGCGAGATTAACAAGCGGATGGGACGAATCGTCCGGATGTTCAAGTGGGGCGTCGAGAACGAGCACGTGGACGCGATGACGCACCATGCCCTGAGCCAGGTGCGCGGGCTGAGTCGCGGTCGGTCAACCGCCCGTGAGTCAAAACCCGTCAAACCCGTCCTTGATGCTCATGTCGATGCCCTCAAGCCTCACCTTCCCCGCCAAATCTGGGCCATGATCGAACTTCAGAGAACGACAGGGATGCGACCAGGGGAGGTCTGTAACATGCGGTCCGGCGACATCGACCAATCCGGGGAAGTCTGGGTCTACCGTCCAGAGACTCACAAGACCGAACATCACGGTCACGAACGAAAAATCTACCTCGGTCCGAAGGCTCAGGAAATCCTGCAGGGATGGCTCAAGGATGATCCGACGGCCTTCCTTTTCTCGCCCAAGGATGAATTGGAGGAACGGAGTCGAGAGCGGCGGGATGGTCGCAAGACGAAAATTCAGCCCAGTCAGGCCCGACGAAAACGGAAGTCGACGCCGAAGAAGATGCCGGGAGACTGTTACGAAGTTCGCTCGTACAACCGGGCGATTTCCCGTGCCTGTGAAAAGGCGGAGATTCCTCACTGGCACGCCAACCAGCTTCGCCATTCCGCCGCGACAAACATTCGTCGTGATTTCGGCCTGGACGTCGCCAGCCTGATTCTGGGGCATCGGGGCGTAGCGGTCACCCAAGTCTACGCGGAACGTGATGAAGCACGGGCGATAAACGTCGTCTCTCGCGTGGG
- a CDS encoding amidohydrolase family protein, with protein MIDVNVHLSRWPFRRLPLDDTAKLVQRLKSLGVTSAWAGSYDAILHREPSSVNARLAEDCTAHGDGLLEPVGSLHLGMPGWEEDLRRCREQHKMRIVRLYPNYHGYTLDAPAVGELLSRAIERKLVVQIVAKLEDERTQHPLVTVPPVELEPLKDWLTKRPLARVVLLNALGLVRGEALSKWAAAGQVWFETAMLEGVAGIGVALKHLPADRLLVGTHAPFFAPEAGPLKLKESDLGEALRRQIAEDNAVKVLDWS; from the coding sequence GTGATCGACGTGAACGTCCACCTGTCGCGCTGGCCGTTCCGTCGGCTGCCGCTCGACGACACGGCGAAGCTGGTGCAGCGACTGAAGTCGCTGGGGGTGACGAGCGCGTGGGCGGGGAGTTACGACGCGATCCTGCATCGCGAACCTTCCTCGGTCAACGCCCGGCTGGCGGAAGACTGCACCGCGCACGGCGACGGGTTGCTGGAGCCGGTGGGCTCGCTGCACCTGGGAATGCCGGGGTGGGAGGAGGATCTGCGCCGGTGTCGCGAACAGCACAAGATGCGGATTGTGAGACTCTACCCGAACTATCACGGCTATACGCTCGACGCGCCGGCTGTTGGCGAACTGCTGTCTCGGGCGATCGAGCGGAAGCTGGTCGTGCAGATTGTCGCCAAACTGGAGGACGAGCGGACGCAGCATCCGCTGGTGACGGTTCCGCCGGTGGAACTGGAGCCGCTGAAGGACTGGTTGACGAAGCGGCCGCTGGCTCGCGTGGTGCTGCTGAATGCGCTGGGGCTGGTGCGTGGCGAGGCGCTGTCGAAATGGGCCGCCGCGGGACAGGTGTGGTTTGAGACGGCGATGCTCGAAGGGGTCGCCGGGATCGGCGTGGCGCTCAAGCATCTGCCGGCGGACCGGCTGCTGGTGGGTACTCACGCTCCATTCTTCGCACCGGAGGCCGGTCCGCTGAAGTTGAAGGAATCGGACCTCGGCGAGGCGCTGCGGAGGCAGATTGCCGAAGACAATGCGGTCAAGGTGCTCGACTGGTCGTAG
- a CDS encoding MarR family winged helix-turn-helix transcriptional regulator yields MTAPEELGPLMAEFGKAYTRKLFAEMGRAGTTPARARLLMVLQCRGSCKMSEIGTQLDVTPRNVTKLVDGLEAEGLVVREQHPEDRRATLIRLTGPGMLVCKESALANHAAVGSLFEQLSAADRKHLARILRQLIDILHAEAPAEPGH; encoded by the coding sequence ATGACTGCACCTGAGGAACTCGGCCCGTTGATGGCGGAATTCGGCAAAGCCTATACCCGCAAGCTGTTTGCGGAGATGGGACGGGCCGGAACGACTCCGGCCCGGGCCCGCCTGCTGATGGTGCTGCAGTGTCGCGGCTCGTGCAAGATGTCCGAGATCGGCACGCAGCTCGACGTGACGCCCCGGAATGTCACCAAGCTGGTCGACGGTCTGGAAGCGGAGGGTCTGGTTGTCCGGGAGCAGCATCCGGAAGATCGACGGGCCACGCTGATCCGCCTGACCGGGCCTGGGATGCTGGTCTGCAAAGAAAGCGCTCTGGCCAATCACGCGGCGGTGGGGTCGTTGTTCGAGCAGCTTTCGGCCGCGGACCGGAAGCATCTGGCCCGGATTCTGCGTCAACTGATCGACATTCTGCATGCCGAAGCTCCCGCCGAACCGGGTCACTGA
- a CDS encoding SGNH/GDSL hydrolase family protein, whose translation MRGLVTSIVGLGICLAAATAMAASPFELRDGDRVAIVGGTFVEREAQFGWIETALTASLNDRKILFRNMGWSGDTVWSDSRGVFDTPEVGYQRLLDLIKEFKPTVVLLAYGQNESFAGEAGLPAFVKQYEKLSNDVKAIGARLVYVTPLPFARPVAPLPDATAHNRLLATYSAAIRELAAKENAPVIDLQTIHWPSDAATRANPLSENGIHLTPEGSRYVAGQVLVQEKLRPVDLTSPAIETLHRKVLEKNELFFHRWRPQNSTYLFGFRKHEQGNNAVEIPQFDPLIAKAEVEIARLKTVK comes from the coding sequence ATGCGTGGTCTGGTCACCTCGATCGTCGGCCTTGGAATATGCCTGGCCGCCGCAACGGCCATGGCGGCTTCGCCGTTCGAACTCCGTGACGGCGACCGGGTCGCGATCGTCGGCGGGACGTTCGTCGAACGCGAAGCCCAGTTCGGCTGGATCGAGACCGCACTGACCGCGTCGCTGAACGACCGGAAAATCCTCTTCCGCAACATGGGCTGGAGCGGCGATACCGTCTGGTCCGACAGCCGGGGGGTGTTCGACACCCCCGAAGTCGGCTATCAGCGACTGCTGGACCTGATCAAGGAGTTCAAACCAACCGTCGTCCTGCTGGCCTACGGCCAGAATGAATCCTTCGCCGGGGAAGCCGGCCTGCCGGCGTTCGTGAAGCAGTACGAGAAACTCTCGAACGACGTGAAGGCGATCGGCGCCCGACTCGTCTACGTCACGCCGCTCCCCTTCGCACGACCGGTTGCGCCCCTGCCCGACGCCACCGCGCACAACCGCCTGCTCGCCACCTATTCCGCCGCCATCCGCGAACTGGCCGCGAAGGAAAACGCCCCGGTGATCGATCTGCAGACCATCCACTGGCCGTCCGACGCCGCGACACGCGCGAACCCTCTCTCGGAAAACGGCATCCACCTGACGCCCGAAGGTTCCCGCTACGTCGCCGGGCAGGTTCTGGTTCAGGAAAAACTTCGCCCGGTCGATCTGACCTCCCCCGCGATCGAGACCCTGCATAGAAAGGTGCTGGAGAAGAACGAGCTGTTCTTCCACCGCTGGCGGCCGCAGAACTCGACCTACCTTTTCGGCTTCCGCAAGCACGAGCAGGGGAACAACGCGGTCGAGATTCCGCAGTTCGATCCCCTGATCGCGAAAGCGGAAGTTGAAATTGCCCGGCTGAAAACCGTGAAATAA
- a CDS encoding cysteine desulfurase family protein — MTTPPRDEIYLDHHATTPVDPAVLDAMWPFFAEHVGNAASEQHASGRFVAEAVEVARRQVAELVDADPRSVVFTSGATEANNLALKGLLATAPAEGHVVVSAIEHRSVLDVVHRLKRRRRPVTVIPVEGTGRVDVAALERSLTPETVLVSVMAASNEIGTLQPVGEIAAICRARGIAFHTDAVQVCGRVLFSVRETGADLVSLSAHKLYGPQGIGALIVRRGSPRLALEPLLEGGGHENRLRSGTLPVALIVGFGAACARARDLLDEEIPRLTALRERLWQRLHRELPGLVLHGDREQRLPGNLNVGIPGVDGDALLAGLKGLAVSSGAACSSAEPEPSHVLRALGVSDTLARASLRFGLGRFTTAEEIDRAAEIVIATVERLRGPEFIRTPSAAEVRP; from the coding sequence ATGACCACGCCGCCCCGCGACGAGATCTATCTGGACCATCACGCCACGACGCCGGTCGACCCGGCGGTGCTGGACGCGATGTGGCCATTCTTTGCCGAGCATGTCGGCAACGCGGCCAGCGAGCAGCATGCGAGCGGTCGGTTCGTGGCGGAAGCTGTGGAGGTCGCCCGGCGGCAGGTGGCGGAGCTGGTCGACGCCGACCCGCGGAGCGTGGTGTTCACCAGCGGGGCGACCGAGGCGAATAACCTGGCGCTCAAGGGGCTGCTGGCGACGGCGCCGGCGGAGGGGCACGTGGTCGTCTCGGCGATCGAGCACCGGTCGGTGCTGGATGTCGTTCATCGTCTGAAGCGGCGCAGGAGGCCGGTGACCGTCATTCCTGTGGAGGGGACCGGGCGGGTCGATGTTGCGGCGCTCGAACGGAGCCTGACGCCGGAGACGGTGCTGGTTTCGGTGATGGCGGCGAGCAATGAAATCGGAACGCTGCAACCGGTCGGGGAGATTGCGGCGATCTGCCGTGCACGGGGGATTGCGTTTCATACCGACGCCGTCCAGGTGTGCGGGCGGGTTCTCTTCAGCGTGCGCGAGACGGGTGCGGACCTGGTGAGCCTGTCGGCGCACAAGCTGTATGGCCCGCAGGGAATCGGGGCGCTGATTGTCCGGCGCGGTTCGCCGCGACTGGCGCTCGAACCGCTGCTGGAGGGGGGCGGGCACGAGAACCGATTGCGAAGCGGCACGTTGCCGGTGGCGTTGATCGTTGGCTTCGGAGCGGCCTGCGCCCGGGCGCGCGACCTGCTCGATGAAGAAATTCCGCGGCTGACGGCGTTGCGCGAACGGCTCTGGCAGCGGCTTCACCGGGAGCTGCCCGGACTCGTGCTGCATGGGGACAGGGAGCAGCGGCTGCCGGGGAATCTGAACGTCGGCATTCCCGGCGTCGATGGCGACGCGCTGCTGGCGGGTCTGAAGGGTCTGGCGGTCAGTTCGGGGGCGGCCTGCAGTTCGGCGGAGCCGGAGCCGAGTCACGTGCTGCGGGCGCTGGGGGTTTCGGATACGCTGGCGCGGGCCAGTCTGCGGTTTGGGCTCGGCCGGTTTACGACCGCCGAGGAGATCGACCGGGCTGCCGAGATTGTGATCGCGACCGTGGAGCGGCTGCGCGGCCCTGAATTCATTCGCACACCCTCCGCTGCCGAGGTCCGCCCATGA